TCGTTCCACAGCTTGTCCCCAGCAAAGGTGACCCTTCATAGGTGACACCATCTACAAGTATCTAGATCTTCCATAGGAGCCCTGTCCAGCCTCCTACCAGTGCACAGGAGACATGAACTTTGCTCCTCGTGTCCCTGTCCCCACCCTGGTTCCACAACTGCAGGGGAACTATCTCCCTTCATCCTTCTGCCAGGAAGCAGGTACAGGAGTAACTGAAGTATAGGAAGCACCTCCACCATGCTTTACTCCCACCTTTGAGGTGCTGCCAGCACCccactgggggaagggaaggggccaGATGGCCAGAGCCAGCACAACAGGCTTAAGTTTGGGGCCGAGGATAATCCTGTATGGAAACCTGAAGTGCCTTCAACACTGCCTAGCAACCAGTTagcatctgtctatctatctatgccATAACATTGAAAAATGTTAAAGTTCAGTGCTTGTGACAAAAGTCTTTTTGTACAAGGTGTAAAATGCTTTTGGGGGAGGATTTCATGGCAGAAAGGCTCTTGTTCAGACTTCAGGTGGGacaagagaaagcaaagttggagAGAGGGCTACTGTTCCCGTAAGTCAAGGACCCTGCTGCTCCCACTTGAGCTATGATCACATTCACACgaagtgttttgtattttttaataaagtttgtAATCCAATggacacacaaaacaaaactgcgCTGAGAAAAACAGTTTCATAAATTAATAAGTGTTAGGAGGTCTGGGAGCAGTCACAGGAAGAGGGATTGGCCAGTCTTTTTGTACAGGTGCTGTGTGACACTTCCATGTCACGGGCGGCAGGACCCGTGCTGTAACGAAGTGCACGTATACAAATGAATGACGGTACAAAGTCTGAGTATGAAAATaagattttctttgaaaacacatttttggcacagattaaaaaaaatgtatgtcagggaaatttgattttttaagtcagtattatatatatttatatatattatatatttatatatacacacactcccAAGTTCTGCATGtcccaccaagaaagaaaatcctCCTGTTTGCTCTTGTTTGATTGTAAACTGTACATCCTGGTAAGTCAAAGGTGGTGGCAGCAGGAGAATTGAGAAAGGTGACATCCAATGAGCAGGGAAGGGAGGAtgtggggcaaaaaaaaaaaaaaaaaaaaaccaatgaaatgtTCCTtgaaccccccccccccaggttCCAGCAGAAGTCCCACATCCTGCATTGGAGTCCGTGATGTGTGTTCTCGTACACCAGAATGTCACAGTCCATATTCACTGTGCAAAAGTCCAAGTCACTAATTTAGTGCAAAGGCAGGTGTCttcttgtttctttaaaaaacaaaaaaattccactgCCTTGTTCCTTTTCTCCAAGAGGAGACAGAAACCCAGCCTCTATGCGTCTACGAGTCCATCGGTTGGTGATCTGTCCTGGGTGAAAGTGTCATTGTAAACATACAAGGTAGCAGCACCACCGCCCAGAGGAGGTCAGTCCCACGGATCTGGGCGGGCGCGAGGGTGCAGGAAGCTGGCATCTTGGCAGCCTGTCCCCTTCGGCAGCTTCCCCTCCACCTGGCTGGGTCGTCCTGTCCGGAGTTCTGTGTGCATTTTTTGCAGCAGAGGTTCAGGAAAACACCCGGAGGTGATGACCATTCAGTGACTCATACAGAGGCAATAACGATCATGAGATGGGGAGAAATGTTGGAGATGCTGGCGAGGAGGTCAGGGGCCAGGCGGGACAGGTGACTCTCAGAGAACTCACAGGGTGGGAAGATCTGCAGCACATAGGCAGGCTGGGGGAGGAGTGAGAAAAAGTGGGACCCTCTGTCTTCAAATCGCTCTCCCCACTGCATAAGACCCCAGGCAGAGCCAGGCCAGCTGCCCACCCCATGACGATACCCAGCAGATGAGACCTACTCCCATGTGTCCTGGGGCCTCTCCATCAAGCGCACCAATCCCCTCAGCTGCTCTCTCCAGGACAGGCAATGGGGCCCCGCCCAGGCTGGCGGCATACAAAATGCCCTTTGGCCCACCTCCTCTGGGAGCACCTGGGCTACTCTAGAGTCACTGGAAAAATCCACAGCACCTGCCCTAGACTGGCCCACCTGTGAGGGAGAGAGCAAAGGGGAAGAACACTGGACCAACCTGATTAGAGCCAGGGTTTGGAACGTTGATTATCCCCGCCGCCTGCTTGGCTTGCAAGTAAGTGATGAACGCAGCCTTGAGGGACTCGGTCTGGCTCACCACATCCTCTTGGTCACGACCACAGGGCAAGGCCAGCAGCAGACAGTAATCTGTCTCCACCTGGGGCAGAGGCCAGTGGTCAGGGGTCTCCTAGCCAAACAGGAGCACATGTCCAACCCAGGGTGCTAAGTCCACTATCACCCTCCCACACCTAGTCACCTCTGGTAAGTCAGTCAAGTCCACCCTGTATTTGTTGAAAGAGAACACGCTTTGTTTTCAGATTAGAGATATTTAACACCAAGTAGAAAGACAATGTGTCTGCCATTGTTCACCTCAAGAATTCCACtactcagagggaaaaaaaaattctattactCTGCCCGTGTCAAGAGACAGGCTGGCAAGGGGCCATCTATGTGCTCCTCTCCCTGTGGGTGGGGCAGGCGCTCACTAGGGCCCTCAACTCTTACCGTCATCCTCCTGGCAACCCCTTCCAGCTGTGAGGCTTCCAGCCGCATCCTCTGGGCAATCCTCAGTGGGGGGCCTCCTTCAGACAGGGGCAGGGACCGATGGGCCAGTACGTTGTTGCCAGAGACAAAGTGGAGCTGCACAGCAGCTGTGTCATTCTTAAGGGCCAGCAGCCCCTGCCACACGATGGGGTACTTCtgctcatagggaaacaaagtggaAGTGAGCCTGTGGCTGGACAGCTGGGCTGTGCTGGACAGAGCTCTAGGCAGCAGCTAGCCGGTCTAAGTCAAACTTAGCACAGTCTGGGGGGCAGCAGGGACAGCCCTGCCCATGCTTACCTTCAGAAGTTGGACCATATCCACAGGTCTCTGGGAAGTCAAGTGTGGAGAAGAGTCTTGCTTTGAGGCTGGCTGAGTTTCAGTGTGCGACAGAGCCAGTCCTGGTGGGGTGCTGGGGCCTGACGTTGTGGGGACAAACAACGGCTGCTTTGGGGCAGCCTGCACTGACAGAGGGGCCGGGAGGTCAGGTTTCATGGAGACAGACACAGGGGAAGGGTGGGATGTCTGGCCTGTTTCCACCTGGGCCCTCTGAGTGTGAGGCTCAGGCGGCCTGTTTGCAGAGACAGCTGGGAGGCGAGGCTGCTCTGCTCCTCCTGTTTGGGTCCCCTTTGCCTCTTGGGAGACCTGAGGCATCTTGCTACTTGGTGGCTGGCCAGCTTGGCTGAGCTGggagggctggcagggtggcacAGGTGGGGCAGGCTGGGCAGGTGGCACAAGCGGGGCAGGCTGTGTAGATGATGTAGGCTGTAAGGCCTCACCATCAGGAGGACCCTAAAAGTGTGAAGGAAAGCAGACAGTCAAGAGTCGGCTATGTACAAGCCCCTTCCCCCAACCAAGGACCCATGGGACCAAGGGACAGGGTCAGCACCTCatctaagttctcagagggagctTTAATCAGTTGTGCTGATTCTTGGGGAAAAGAGGTTGCCTATCACCTTCTTCCCCAACTctgcaggcaggagccactgggcCAGGTATTCCCAAAAGCTCCTCCCCAAATCCGGTGTGATCTTTTCACTACTCCTACCCCATCCCCACCCAGTCTGGGAAGCCCCTACAGAGGGCCTCCCCAGCAGTGCCTGCACCCCAACCTACCATCTTGACAAAAGGTGACTTCCTAACCCATGTCCACCTCAAAGCCATGGAGCCCCCCAAAGCACATGCCCAGCAGATAGGGGAGAATCCTGGCTTCCTCACCTGGACAGGATTCTTGGTCCGGGAGGGCAGGCCAATGGAGGAGGCAACAGGAAACTGAGTGTGTGTGAGTTGGGCCGGGGCGTGGTAGGTGCGGATGTCGCCATACCTGTACTCTTGGAACAGTTCACCACTGGAGTGCACAATCTGCACCCCGTGGGTCACCACCACAGGCGGGGTCAGAGGCAACCCCTGGAGTTGGTTGCTGGGGGTGACTGTGAGGATGCGGGCCTCACCATGAGGAGCTGGAGCTGGGGCTGGGGCAGGGGCTGCTTTGGCGTCCGATGCCTTGGCAGCTTCCTTCGCTGATTGCTGAGGGGCCTTGCTGGCTGGTGGCACCTTCACTATCCCCTCGGCAGCCCTGGGCTGCTCACTGACTGCTGTCACATGTGGGTGCACCATGATCCTCACATCCCGGGGCACAGTGTACGGGTGCAGCCGGTATTCAGACTGCATGACCAGCACCTCTGACTGCACAGGGGCTGCAGCGGCTCGTGCGACAGGGAGGTGGTAGTGAACTTCCTCCTCAGGAGTGTGCTGGGAGGCCAAAGCAGGCACACTGGCTGGGGCCGGCTGGGGTGTGCCAGCGCGCGGTGGGGCCCTGACCTCTATTTGCTGGGGCTGCAAGGAGGCCCGAGGAGAGTGAAGCGTCTCTGGTCGGATGCTGTATGTGATGCTGGGCAACGTGGGCGTATTCATTCTCACCTCGCCCTGTGACAAGTGGCCAAGGGACACGGTCTGAGTGATGCTGTGGGGTGGCATGATAACAGACTGCTCGGGGTGGATGCTGGAGAtgaactgaggcacagggatgCCTGCAGCCAGCATGACTGTGGCATTGGTGGAGAGTGCCGGAgatgttgtgctgctggggtggCACGCCCTTGGGAATGGGGACGGTGTAGGCCCGCTGGGTCGAGGAGAATGTGCATCTGGTTTTGTGGCTGTCAAGTGGGAGACAGTTCGATCTGCCGGGGTGCTAGGTCCCGAGGAGACATGGTTCACTTCTGCAGGCAGCTTACTAGGCAGAGCTGGAGGGTGGTGGGGAGTAAGAGTAGACCCCAGGTTAGCTGGCTGAAGGACCTTGGTTTCTATTTTGAGTGTGACGGGGTCAGCAAGCTTTTTGTTAGTGGTGACTATGCTCGGGGTGAGGACCAGCTGATTGTGGACCAGCACTGGGGGTGTGTTGATGCCCTGGGTGAGAACCTTCACTGTGCCACCCTGAGTAACAGGTGTGGACACAGACAGGTGAATGGGCTCAGGCTTCTCCAAGGATGGCCGGTCGGCCTTCACAGACGAAATCACGGGAGAGGCATTGTATGTCTGGGCAGTCAGAACCAGGGTAGAATGAGTGGCCACGTTTGCAAAGCCTGGAGGAGCCTGAGGACCTTTAGGCACAGGCTGCGATGGTGTGACAGAATCAGGTTTGACCTGAGACTTGGACACTGACTGCTGGAATTCGATGTCCATTGCACTGGCAGGTGGGATCTGGCTGATTTTGGCGCTGATTCGCTGCGGGCCTTCTGTCTTCTGCCCCGAATAGCTCAGGAGCACAACCCCTTCAGAAGTATTCACACGCAGCCCTGCACCAGAGCCCGTGTCTGCCGGCCGGTCATCAATCACAGACATGGACCCAGGGTGGAACCGACTGTTCTCATTACTGCTTGATCTCTGTTTGCCTTTTGCCGATGGTGCAATCACTGCACCTGTCATAGTTGTTGTACCTGTTGTGACAGTCACACCACCAGAAGCAGCAGTCACTGCACCTGCTGTGACTGTCACTGCACCCGTGGCAGCGTTCACTGTGCCCACTGTGGCATTGACTGGAGTGGTGAGGACATTCACAGGCCCTGTGAGGACGTTCACAGGTCCCTTCAGGACATTCATGGGTCCAGCAGGGGTGCTCACTAGCCCCTTCAGTGTGGCCACTGAGCCCTTCACAGGACCCTTCAGGGCATTCACAGGAACCAGGGAGACATTCACCAGGCCAGTCAGAGCACTCACCAGGCCAGTCAGGGTCTGAGGAGCTGGTTTTGCCAAAGTTATCTTTTGTGAATTCTCCAAATCAATGCTGACAGGCATCCGGCTAATGACAGAGGTGATTTTAGGGGCAATGACTGGAGCCACTTTTTCTTTGTCAGTGGCAACTGGAACCTCTAAGGCTTGTGTGTCAGAGGCACTTGTTACTGGAactgatgctttttcttctaaaggaGGCTTCTGAGATTCAGCTGGCGGGGGCAGTGCCTCATGTAAGCAAGGGGCAGCACTCACGGGCTCTGCAATGGCCGTGGTGACACTCGTGGAAGTGATGCCTGTGGCAGATACGTATTTGGGGTCCATGAGGATCTTTCGTAATGTACTGGAGCTGGTGTCCACGTCAGAGGCCTTTGTGTCTGGGGGAAGAGCTGGAGATGGAGTGGACTGAGCCTGTGGTTCCTCTTGCCTGGTGATCCACTCTGTCACCTTGGTAGAAGAGTTCTCATGTGGGACTCCTCCAGAGAGGACAGGCAGTGGGAGTTTGGCTGCAGCCACGGAAGGAATTGTGGGTGGGGGTATGCTTGAGTCACTGGGTGGGGTCACGGGATCACTTTCAATGACTGAATGCACCTTGAACCTGGCTTGAGGTTCATCATCCACAGGTGCTGGCTGGGAGAGAGGGGGGAGGTCTGGGAGTACAGGTGCTTTGGCTGGGGTCTTCTCTTCAGTGTTGCTTTCTTGGGACAAACTCTCTGCAGGAGGAGTCTTGCTTGGGTCAGTAGCACAAGCCTGAGGAGCAGAAGGGGGCTTTTcgctcttcttttcttcctgtggaGGTTCTGGGGGCAGTACGGGTGTCTCCTCATTCACAGCAGGGCCTTTGCTTGGAGCCTGGTCAGTCTCGGAGGCCTGGGTCTCTACTGGGGGGCCTACCTTCTTGCTTGTGTTCCGTTTGCGGCGTGACCGTGTTGTCTTCTGGCGCCCTTTGTCTTTCCTGGTAACTTCCACTTCTTTGGACCCTTTGGTTTCCTGCACTGAATTGGAGGTGTTACTGCTGTTCCCTTTGGCTTCCTTCGTACCTGCTGGGCCTGCTGAGGGATCAGGGGCACTGACTGGTGACCCAGAAGACTCTGTAGCAGCCTCCAAGATTCCAGACACAGCCTCATGGGTCTCAGGCTCCATTCCTTCCTCCGGGGGCTGCGGATCCGTCTGAGATTCTGCAGGGTAAGGGGGAGGAGCAGGGAAGTTTTCTGGCTCTCCAGAAATGTCATTGATGATGGAACCAATAGCTGCAGCCAGTTCAGTTTCGCTCGCCTGGCGTGCAGGTTTGTCCCTATCCTCAGTGGTGAGATCTTCAGGGGCAGCTGGGCCTGCAGCCTTGTAAGTGCCATTGGCAGAGGTCTCAGTGAGCTTCGCAATGTTCTCCACAGCCTGCTCCAGCTCCATCTGCTTGGCTAACTGAGTGGCCTCCGGGCACTGCTTACAGGCAGCCCCATCCTCCCTCTCCTTGTCAGGATCAACTGGATCATTTTTTAACTTGGCTGAGGAGCTATCCTCCTTTTCGGGGGGGCTCTCAATTTTCTCAGGGGAGACTGCTGCAAGCCCAGCTTCCCTGTCCACAGACTGCCCTGTAGTACCTATGGCCGCCCCAGGACTGGCAGCTGCACCTACACTTTTCAGATGTGCAGATCTGTCCACTGCGGACCTAGCATTCCGGGACCTTCCTCTCTTTGACTTGCAGCAGCTTTTTTCAGGGGTTGCTTTTTTCTCCACCACTTCAACTGGGGGAGTTTCAGGtgcatttttgtctgtttcttttctgtcacGCTTCTGCTCACTCCCTGCTTCCTCCTTATCAGCCTTGGATTTGCTGTTATTTTCCTTCACATTCCTCTGGGGACTCGCCTCAGCAGCAGCTTCAGCACGCTCAGCATCAACTTTAGGTTCACTTTTCCCCCTTTTCCCTTGAGGACCGCCAGCAGCTGCTGATTTTTGAGACCGTGGGGATCTCCAACCCTCAGCTGGCCTTAGTGTTTCTGCAGGTTCTttagcctcattttcctcatcctcATCAGCTCGACGCCGTGTTTTCGGAGGCCTCCCCCTCCGAGGGGTAGTGGGAACTGCTGTGGCCTCCTGCAGCTCTCGCTCCAATCTCTTCCTAGTTACTCTAGGTTGCTCAACAGGCTCTTTGGCTGGGGAACGGTTTTCATGATCACCCATGGTTGCATAAACACTCCTGACATTCCGACGTCTCGTTCGGCTGAGAGGCAGACTTGGCTCAGGGTGCTCAGGTTCCCCCGAGGAGTTTTTAGAAGCAGTCCTTGTAATCTTCTCTGCTTCCATCTTCAATTCTAACAGCTTCTGTGCTTCTCCCCGGGGGGAACTGGACCGCTTTAGCTTTTCCCGGTCTATCCTCTCACTCTTCCGTGTGACGGGCTTCTCCACACTTGCTGTAGCTGCCTGAACTGGTGTCTTGGAGCGCTTACTTTTGTTCGGCTTCTTATCTTTTGCAGCAACTGGAGGGTCTACTTCTGCATCTTCAGAAGCTTGAGGCTGTGCCTCAGAAGCAACTTCAGCTTTCTGATTTGCGTTAGGTTCAACATCCACGGCAGCATCCAGCTTTTCCACTTTTGGCTCTTCAGcttcctcagtcttctgagttggtttggaaagtgGCTGGGGACTGTCAGGTTCTGGATCCCCATTGCTTTCTATCTGGGAAAACGAGGATCCAGGAGTAGGAGGCTTGGTATCCAGATAAGGCTGTGGGTCAACAGGTGAGCTGTCTTCAACAGAGCAAGGTGTCACAGTAGCATCTTTACTGGTGTCCCCTCCTGGGGGCACATCTACTTGTTCAGGTTGTTCCACAGGGACAGGTGCCAGTTCAGATACaagttttgcttcttctggaACACAGGCTGTCTCCACAGTCTTCTCTTCTGTCACCAGAGGTGCTTGTGCTATTTTCTCACTGGCCTTCTCTGTTGCTGATGACACGGATTCTGGAGTGATGGCTGTGACACCAGGAGGCCCGGCTGGGAGTGGTGTTTTTAGTTCTGACTCTTTATTCTCTGTAATAGTCTCTGGGGTTTTGGGATGATTCTCTGCATCTTCCTGCTTCTCAGCCTCTTTgggtttttggtctttttctttttctttctgctgcattcgtgtgagctccatgaatctgCTGTGGAAGAGAACAACTGGTTCCTGCACTGACTCACTTGTGCTGTTTGCTCCGTCAGATGCCTGCCTCCCGTACAACGGCCCAGAAGGGAAGGCTGACTCCTCATCCTTCCTCTCTAGGTGCTGCAGTCGCTTAGAATCTTGCTCAAAGATTGAGCTGTGTAAAAAACGAGAGGCAAACAGTTCTTGCCTCTCTTGATCCTCTTCTTTATGATCATCTTTTTTATCGGCCATTTTCCCTTCTGAATCAGTccggattttcttctttttcatgtaCCATGATGGAATAGGCCTTGGAGCAGAATCaaccttttctttatctttgttgtTTCGAAAATTAGCAAATCGGGAGTCCCAGTCCAGAAAAGACCAATTTTCTTCTCGGGATGAAGAGAGGGATTTAGCTCGTTCAAGCAAAGCTTTAGTGTCTGGTGTGATTGTCTTATCCAgtgcaaaagaataaaacttgTTCCTTTCTAAAGAACTAGAGAGTCTTTCATCTCGTTCACGTAGTTTGTCTTCTCTGTCCCTTAATAAAAAAGACAGTCGAGAACTTTCGTATAACACAGAGGCTCTAGGAGAATGGGATTTGTGTTCACCATCTTCATCAGAATCTGAAGGCACCTCACCAGGTTCCAAATCTCTCACAGACCTCTTTCTCAGGCTGTCTCTTTTAATGATGCTGTTTGGGAAACTCACATCGAATCTGCTGGCCTCTTGTTTCATTTGAGAGTCCCAACGATTAAGTTCATCTTCAGAATGCAAGACAGACAGCTTTATTTTGGCCATGTCTGCCATATGTTCTCTCCTACTAGAATCGTAAGGATTAAATTTTAAGGACTCCTCCCTCACTGTTGCATGAGAGTAGGGGAGACCTTTCTCATCTGCTTTAGGAGACCCTTTTACTGGTGCTAGCCTTGGAGAGCCTAGGGGATCTTCATCTTCCTGGAAGGAACCATGGCGGGCACTGGGAGAACAGCTAGTCCTCTCAGAATCCTCACTGATTTGGCGTGAACTTCTGTAATTCCTCTCCCTTTTGGTACAGATATCAAAGTCGACGTGAtccatccttttctttttgctgggAGGAGAGTCATCTGTGACGTCTTGAGGGGGTTTGCCTACCTCATGAACAAGGCTCCGTCTTTCATATTCATCTACATCTTTTTTGGGACTGCCAAACTTTTCTGACTTGGCTATGTCCATCTCCATCTGCTGTTTCCTGCGGCTCTGCTCCATTTGCTTGCGGTAGCTCTGCGTGTGGTCGATGTCAATGCCTATGCTCTCTTCAGTGTTTATGGCATGTGGTTTCTCTTGGCCTGGTTTGCGTTCAGGTGTTTCCTCACGAAGACTGCAATAGTTTTTCCTGACGTCCTCTCTCTCTGGACCTTGATCATCTAAGTGCTGAAGCTGTCTGAGCTGTGGTTTTGAGGGTATGACTTTTTTTGACTGGGATTCTTGATTTTCCACAGATTCACCTACTGGTTCTCCCAGTCTTGCCTGCAGGTCTGAGCTGGGCCTTGAGCCAGACCCAACAGAAATACTGCCAAGCTCCTGACAGTCTTTGGGGCTGGGAACAATGTTAATTCGGTCCGGCTTGATTTTTTTAGATTCtcttttaagaatttcttttcttacagGCTTTCTTTCAGACTCTCCTTCCCTCAGCACAGTAACATCTCTAG
The sequence above is a segment of the Castor canadensis chromosome 7, mCasCan1.hap1v2, whole genome shotgun sequence genome. Coding sequences within it:
- the Spen gene encoding msx2-interacting protein isoform X1; this encodes MVRETRHLWVGNLPENVREEKIIEHFKRYGRVESVKILPKRGSEGGVAAFVDFVDIKSAQKAHNSVNKMGDRDLRTDYNEPGTIPSAARGLDDTVSIASRSREVSGFRGGGGGPAYGPPPSLHAREGRYERRLDGASDNRERAYEHSAYGHHERGTGAFDRTRHYDQDYYRDPRERTLQHGLYYTSRSRSPNRFDAHDPRYEPRAREQFTLPSVVHRDIYRDDITREVRGRRPERNYQHSRSRSPHSSQSRTQSPQRLASQASRPTRSPSGSGSRSRSSSSDSISSSSSTSSDSDSSSSSSDDSPARSVQSAAVPAPTSQLLSSLEKDEPRKSFGIKVQNLPVRSTDTSLKDGLFHEFKKFGKVTSVQIHGASEERYGLVFFRQQEDQEKALTASKGKLFFGMQIEVTAWIGPETESENEFRPLDERIDEFHPKATRTLFIGNLEKTTTYHDLRNVFQRFGEIVDIDIKKVNGVPQYAFLQYCDIASVCKAIKKMDGEYLGNNRLKLGFGKSMPTNCVWLDGLSSSVSDQYLTRHFCRYGPVVKVVFDRLKGMALVLYNEIEYAQAAVKETKGRKIGGNKIKVDFANRESQLAFYHCMEKSGQDIRDFYEMLTERREERRGSYDYSQDRTYYESVRTPGAYAEDSRRDYAARGREFYSEWEAYQGDYYESRYYDEPREYRDYRSDPYEQDIREYTYRQRERERDRERFESERDRDHERRPIERSQSPVHLRRPQSPGASPSQSDRLPSDSERRLYSRSSERSGSCSSLSPPRYDKLDKSRLERYTKNEKTDKERTFDTERVERERRLIRKEKLEKDKPDKQKRKGKVHSPSSQSSETDQENEREQSPEKTRSSNKLSREKADKEGIAKNRLELMPCVVLTRVKEREGKVIDHTPLEKLKSRLDNDTVKSSALDQKLQAAQTDPGKLDSSKVESARGKVPREKALSTHVEVADKEGRPKPRKHLKPEQASEGLSAVDLEKLEARKRRFADSSLKAERQKLEVKKSSPEMEDARVLLKKQTDLSSRDVTVLREGESERKPVRKEILKRESKKIKPDRINIVPSPKDCQELGSISVGSGSRPSSDLQARLGEPVGESVENQESQSKKVIPSKPQLRQLQHLDDQGPEREDVRKNYCSLREETPERKPGQEKPHAINTEESIGIDIDHTQSYRKQMEQSRRKQQMEMDIAKSEKFGSPKKDVDEYERRSLVHEVGKPPQDVTDDSPPSKKKRMDHVDFDICTKRERNYRSSRQISEDSERTSCSPSARHGSFQEDEDPLGSPRLAPVKGSPKADEKGLPYSHATVREESLKFNPYDSSRREHMADMAKIKLSVLHSEDELNRWDSQMKQEASRFDVSFPNSIIKRDSLRKRSVRDLEPGEVPSDSDEDGEHKSHSPRASVLYESSRLSFLLRDREDKLRERDERLSSSLERNKFYSFALDKTITPDTKALLERAKSLSSSREENWSFLDWDSRFANFRNNKDKEKVDSAPRPIPSWYMKKKKIRTDSEGKMADKKDDHKEEDQERQELFASRFLHSSIFEQDSKRLQHLERKDEESAFPSGPLYGRQASDGANSTSESVQEPVVLFHSRFMELTRMQQKEKEKDQKPKEAEKQEDAENHPKTPETITENKESELKTPLPAGPPGVTAITPESVSSATEKASEKIAQAPLVTEEKTVETACVPEEAKLVSELAPVPVEQPEQVDVPPGGDTSKDATVTPCSVEDSSPVDPQPYLDTKPPTPGSSFSQIESNGDPEPDSPQPLSKPTQKTEEAEEPKVEKLDAAVDVEPNANQKAEVASEAQPQASEDAEVDPPVAAKDKKPNKSKRSKTPVQAATASVEKPVTRKSERIDREKLKRSSSPRGEAQKLLELKMEAEKITRTASKNSSGEPEHPEPSLPLSRTRRRNVRSVYATMGDHENRSPAKEPVEQPRVTRKRLERELQEATAVPTTPRRGRPPKTRRRADEDEENEAKEPAETLRPAEGWRSPRSQKSAAAGGPQGKRGKSEPKVDAERAEAAAEASPQRNVKENNSKSKADKEEAGSEQKRDRKETDKNAPETPPVEVVEKKATPEKSCCKSKRGRSRNARSAVDRSAHLKSVGAAASPGAAIGTTGQSVDREAGLAAVSPEKIESPPEKEDSSSAKLKNDPVDPDKEREDGAACKQCPEATQLAKQMELEQAVENIAKLTETSANGTYKAAGPAAPEDLTTEDRDKPARQASETELAAAIGSIINDISGEPENFPAPPPYPAESQTDPQPPEEGMEPETHEAVSGILEAATESSGSPVSAPDPSAGPAGTKEAKGNSSNTSNSVQETKGSKEVEVTRKDKGRQKTTRSRRKRNTSKKVGPPVETQASETDQAPSKGPAVNEETPVLPPEPPQEEKKSEKPPSAPQACATDPSKTPPAESLSQESNTEEKTPAKAPVLPDLPPLSQPAPVDDEPQARFKVHSVIESDPVTPPSDSSIPPPTIPSVAAAKLPLPVLSGGVPHENSSTKVTEWITRQEEPQAQSTPSPALPPDTKASDVDTSSSTLRKILMDPKYVSATGITSTSVTTAIAEPVSAAPCLHEALPPPAESQKPPLEEKASVPVTSASDTQALEVPVATDKEKVAPVIAPKITSVISRMPVSIDLENSQKITLAKPAPQTLTGLVSALTGLVNVSLVPVNALKGPVKGSVATLKGLVSTPAGPMNVLKGPVNVLTGPVNVLTTPVNATVGTVNAATGAVTVTAGAVTAASGGVTVTTGTTTMTGAVIAPSAKGKQRSSSNENSRFHPGSMSVIDDRPADTGSGAGLRVNTSEGVVLLSYSGQKTEGPQRISAKISQIPPASAMDIEFQQSVSKSQVKPDSVTPSQPVPKGPQAPPGFANVATHSTLVLTAQTYNASPVISSVKADRPSLEKPEPIHLSVSTPVTQGGTVKVLTQGINTPPVLVHNQLVLTPSIVTTNKKLADPVTLKIETKVLQPANLGSTLTPHHPPALPSKLPAEVNHVSSGPSTPADRTVSHLTATKPDAHSPRPSGPTPSPFPRACHPSSTTSPALSTNATVMLAAGIPVPQFISSIHPEQSVIMPPHSITQTVSLGHLSQGEVRMNTPTLPSITYSIRPETLHSPRASLQPQQIEVRAPPRAGTPQPAPASVPALASQHTPEEEVHYHLPVARAAAAPVQSEVLVMQSEYRLHPYTVPRDVRIMVHPHVTAVSEQPRAAEGIVKVPPASKAPQQSAKEAAKASDAKAAPAPAPAPAPHGEARILTVTPSNQLQGLPLTPPVVVTHGVQIVHSSGELFQEYRYGDIRTYHAPAQLTHTQFPVASSIGLPSRTKNPVQGPPDGEALQPTSSTQPAPLVPPAQPAPPVPPCQPSQLSQAGQPPSSKMPQVSQEAKGTQTGGAEQPRLPAVSANRPPEPHTQRAQVETGQTSHPSPVSVSMKPDLPAPLSVQAAPKQPLFVPTTSGPSTPPGLALSHTETQPASKQDSSPHLTSQRPVDMVQLLKKYPIVWQGLLALKNDTAAVQLHFVSGNNVLAHRSLPLSEGGPPLRIAQRMRLEASQLEGVARRMTVETDYCLLLALPCGRDQEDVVSQTESLKAAFITYLQAKQAAGIINVPNPGSNQPAYVLQIFPPCEFSESHLSRLAPDLLASISNISPHLMIVIASV